A part of Schistosoma mansoni strain Puerto Rico chromosome W, complete genome genomic DNA contains:
- a CDS encoding putative chaperonin containing t-complex protein 1, theta subunit, tcpq has product MALHIPKAPGFMSMLKEGARYFEGLEESVYRNIEACLALSKSIRSTFGPSGQNKIVINHVGRLFVTNDAATILKELEVAHPAAKILVMASQQQEQEAGDGTNVVFQLAGALLEQARDLLRMGLSVAQVTSGFEMGCKKALEILNELVVEDLSDIRCYKSVLRVIKTAVMSKQVGLADFLSKLITKACIETLPQKSYFNVDNIRVLKILGAGVNQSKMIKGMVFRRETEGEVKEVFNGKVAIFSCPLDALQTETKGTVLLTSADELTKFSKGEEDLMEKHMRSLSDAGVKVIVSGGKVGELALHYANKLNMMVVKLSSKFDVRRLCQATGASALPQLVTPTPEELGTISHVYSDEIADASVVIFEQDTHEGTVVTLLIRGSTENIMDDVERAIDDGVNTFKCLTRSPKLVAGAGATEIELARRLLSYAGTVPGLEQYAIREFARAFEVAVKVLAENSGQKVCELKYICLIFTTSLYKAGSQ; this is encoded by the exons ATGGCTCTTCACATTCCAAAGGCTCCGGGCTTCATGTCGATGCTCAAGGAGGGCGCTAGG TACTTTGAAGGCTTAGAGGAGTCAGTATATCGAAATATTGAAGCATGCCTGGCACTCTCCAAGTCCATCCGATCAACATTTGGGCCTTCAGGACAGAACAAGATTGTTATCAATCATGTTGGCCGGTTGTTCGTGACTAATGATGCAGCTACGATCCTCAAGGAACTTGAAGTTGCACATCCCGCAGCTAAAATACTTGTTATGGCTTctcaacaacaagaacaagaagctGGTGATGGAACTAATGTTGTATTTCAGCTTGCCGGAGCGCTCCTCGAGCAGGCTCGAGACCTTTTGAGAATG GGTCTCTCAGTCGCTCAAGTCACCAGTGGATTCGAAATGGGATGTAAAAAGGCCTTGGAAATCTTGAATG AACTCGTGGTGGAGGACTTGTCTGATATACGGTGTTATAAGAGTGTTCTACGTGTTATAAAGACAGCTGTTATGAGTAAACAAGTTGGTCTTGCTGACTTCTTATCCAAACTTATCACAAAAGCATGCA TCGAAACTTTGCCACAAAAATCATATTTCAACGTTGATAATATACGTGTTTTAAAGATCTTG GGTGCTGGTGTCAATCAGTCGAAAATGATTAAAGGTATGGTATTTCGACGGGAAACCGAAGGAGAGGTCAAGGAGGTTTTCAATGGAAAAGTTGCAATTTTCTCCTGTCCCCTTGATGCCCTTCAAACAGAAACAAAAGGAACAGTTTTACTTACATCTGCGGATGAACTCACAAAATTTAGTAAAGGAGAGGAGGACTTGATGGAAAAA CACATGCGTTCTCTTTCGGATGCTGGAGTGAAAGTTATCGTTAGTGGAGGCAAAGTTGGTGAATTGGCACTGCATTACGCCAACAAATTGAATATGATGGTAGTAAAGCTCAGTAGCAAGTTCGATGTTCGACGTCTGTGTCAAGCAACTGGCGCATCAGCTCTTCCTCAATTAGTAACCCCCACTCCTGAGGAACTTGGGACCATTAGTCATGTTTATTCGGACGAAATAGCTGACGCAAGTGTAGTTATTTTTGAACAAG ACACACACGAAGGAACTGTTGTCACATTATTGATTCGTGGAAGTACGGAAAACATAATGGATGATGTTGAACGTGCTATTGATGATGGTGTCAACACATTCAAGTGCCTTACACGTAGTCCTAAATTGGTTGCAGGTGCCGGAGCAACAGAAATAGAGCTGGCTCGCCGTCTCTTATCGTATGCTGGTACAGTTCCTGGTCTTGAACAGTATGCCATCAGAGAATTTGCCCGGGCTTTTGAGGTTGCTGTAAAAGTACTTGCCGAAAACTCTGGACAGAAGGTTTGTGAACTTAAATATATTTGCCTAATTTTTACCACAAGTCTATATAAAGCTGGGTCACAATGA
- a CDS encoding putative chaperonin containing t-complex protein 1, theta subunit, tcpq produces the protein MALHIPKAPGFMSMLKEGARYFEGLEESVYRNIEACLALSKSIRSTFGPSGQNKIVINHVGRLFVTNDAATILKELEVAHPAAKILVMASQQQEQEAGDGTNVVFQLAGALLEQARDLLRMGLSVAQVTSGFEMGCKKALEILNELVVEDLSDIRCYKSVLRVIKTAVMSKQVGLADFLSKLITKACIETLPQKSYFNVDNIRVLKILGAGVNQSKMIKGMVFRRETEGEVKEVFNGKVAIFSCPLDALQTETKGTVLLTSADELTKFSKGEEDLMEKHMRSLSDAGVKVIVSGGKVGELALHYANKLNMMVVKLSSKFDVRRLCQATGASALPQLVTPTPEELGTISHVYSDEIADASVVIFEQDTHEGTVVTLLIRGSTENIMDDVERAIDDGVNTFKCLTRSPKLVAGAGATEIELARRLLSYAGTVPGLEQYAIREFARAFEVAVKVLAENSGQKITEIVAVLYAKHESGQIHTGLVTQPNGEVSVNDSVKFEVLDLHLLKHWAIRLATNAANTILRVDQIIMARPAGGPKPRQPGAMDED, from the exons ATGGCTCTTCACATTCCAAAGGCTCCGGGCTTCATGTCGATGCTCAAGGAGGGCGCTAGG TACTTTGAAGGCTTAGAGGAGTCAGTATATCGAAATATTGAAGCATGCCTGGCACTCTCCAAGTCCATCCGATCAACATTTGGGCCTTCAGGACAGAACAAGATTGTTATCAATCATGTTGGCCGGTTGTTCGTGACTAATGATGCAGCTACGATCCTCAAGGAACTTGAAGTTGCACATCCCGCAGCTAAAATACTTGTTATGGCTTctcaacaacaagaacaagaagctGGTGATGGAACTAATGTTGTATTTCAGCTTGCCGGAGCGCTCCTCGAGCAGGCTCGAGACCTTTTGAGAATG GGTCTCTCAGTCGCTCAAGTCACCAGTGGATTCGAAATGGGATGTAAAAAGGCCTTGGAAATCTTGAATG AACTCGTGGTGGAGGACTTGTCTGATATACGGTGTTATAAGAGTGTTCTACGTGTTATAAAGACAGCTGTTATGAGTAAACAAGTTGGTCTTGCTGACTTCTTATCCAAACTTATCACAAAAGCATGCA TCGAAACTTTGCCACAAAAATCATATTTCAACGTTGATAATATACGTGTTTTAAAGATCTTG GGTGCTGGTGTCAATCAGTCGAAAATGATTAAAGGTATGGTATTTCGACGGGAAACCGAAGGAGAGGTCAAGGAGGTTTTCAATGGAAAAGTTGCAATTTTCTCCTGTCCCCTTGATGCCCTTCAAACAGAAACAAAAGGAACAGTTTTACTTACATCTGCGGATGAACTCACAAAATTTAGTAAAGGAGAGGAGGACTTGATGGAAAAA CACATGCGTTCTCTTTCGGATGCTGGAGTGAAAGTTATCGTTAGTGGAGGCAAAGTTGGTGAATTGGCACTGCATTACGCCAACAAATTGAATATGATGGTAGTAAAGCTCAGTAGCAAGTTCGATGTTCGACGTCTGTGTCAAGCAACTGGCGCATCAGCTCTTCCTCAATTAGTAACCCCCACTCCTGAGGAACTTGGGACCATTAGTCATGTTTATTCGGACGAAATAGCTGACGCAAGTGTAGTTATTTTTGAACAAG ACACACACGAAGGAACTGTTGTCACATTATTGATTCGTGGAAGTACGGAAAACATAATGGATGATGTTGAACGTGCTATTGATGATGGTGTCAACACATTCAAGTGCCTTACACGTAGTCCTAAATTGGTTGCAGGTGCCGGAGCAACAGAAATAGAGCTGGCTCGCCGTCTCTTATCGTATGCTGGTACAGTTCCTGGTCTTGAACAGTATGCCATCAGAGAATTTGCCCGGGCTTTTGAGGTTGCTGTAAAAGTACTTGCCGAAAACTCTGGACAGAAG ATCACTGAAATAGTCGCTGTTTTGTACGCTAAACATGAATCTGGTCAAATACATACTGGTTTAGTCACTCAACCAAATGGTGAAGTATCTGTGAACGATTCTGTCAAGTTCGAGGTTTTGGATCTCCATCTTTTAAAACATTGGGCTATTCGACTTGCAACAAATGCTGCGAATACTATACTGCGTGTCGATCAG ATTATTATGGCACGCCCAGCTGGTGGACCGAAACCTCGTCAACCAGGAGCTATGGATGAAGACTAA